A genomic segment from Triticum dicoccoides isolate Atlit2015 ecotype Zavitan chromosome 1A, WEW_v2.0, whole genome shotgun sequence encodes:
- the LOC119283612 gene encoding zinc transporter 5-like yields the protein MGSRAIAVLCLVAVLVAPALAVPGGGGDDGCEAESAGRDKAQALRLKIIAIFCILAGSAVGAGLPSLGRRFPALRPETDLFLAVKAFAGGVILATGMVHILPAAFEALRSPCLVGGPWKRFPFAGLVAMLAAVGTLIVDTVATGYFHRTNAKRAAAVTDEPAHDDPESAPDGHHGHAHGMSMLASPDNGDELVRHRVISQVLELGVVVHSLIIGMSLGASDFPSTVRPLVPALTFHQLFEGIGLGGCIVQAKFRLKSVVAMGLLFSLTTPAGIGVGIAISSVYDESSPTALVVQGLLEAAAAGILVYMALVDILAEDFSKPRVQSRARLQLALNVSLLLGAGLMSLLAVWA from the exons ATGGGCTCGCGCGCGATCGCCGTGCTCTGCCTCGTGGCCGTCCTGGTCGCGCCCGCGCTCGCCGTgccgggaggcggcggcgacgacggctgcGAGGCCGAGTCGGCCGGGCGCGACAAGGCCCAGGCGCTGCGGCTCAAGATCATCGCCATCTTCTGCATCCTCGCGGGGAGCGCGGTCGGGGCGGGCCTGCCGTCCCTGGGGCGCCGGTTCCCCGCGCTCCGGCCGGAGACGGACCTCTTCCTCGCCGTCAAGGCCTTTGCGGGCGGCGTCATCCTCGCCACCGGGATGGTGCACATCCTGCCGGCGGCCTTCGAGGCGCTGCGGTCCCCGTGCCTCGTGGGCGGGCCGTGGAAGCGCTTCCCGTTCGCCGGGCTGGTCGCCATGCTCGCCGCGGTCGGCACGCTCATCGTGGACACCGTCGCCACGGGGTACTTCCACCGGACGAACGCCAAGCGGGCCGCCGCCGTCACCGACGAGCCGGCGCATGACGACCCGGAATCCGCCCCCGACGGGCACCACGGGCACGCGCACGGCATGTCGATGCTCGCCTCCCCGGACAACGGCGACGAGCTCGTGCGCCACCGCGTCATCTCGCAG GTGCTGGAGCTGGGCGTGGTTGTCCACTCGCTGATCATCGGCATGTCGCTGGGCGCCTCCGACTTCCCGAGCACGGTGCGGCCGCTGGTGCCGGCGTTGACGTTCCACCAGCTCTTCGAGGGCATCGGCCTCGGAGGCTGCATCGTCCAG GCCAAGTTCCGGCTCAAGTCGGTGGTGGCGATGGGGCTGCTCTTCTCGCTGACGACGCCGGCGGGGATCGGCGTGGGCATCGCGATATCCTCGGTGTACGACGAGAGCAGCCCGACGGCGCTGGTGGTGCAGGGGCTGCTGGAGGCGGCCGCGGCGGGGATCCTGGTGTACATGGCGCTGGTGGACATCCTGGCCGAGGACTTCAGCAAGCCCAGGGTGCAGAGCAGGGCGCGGCTGCAGCTCGCGCTCAACGTCTCGCTGCTGCTCGGGGCCGGCCTCATGTCGCTGCTCGCGGTCTGGGCCTGA
- the LOC119283602 gene encoding zinc transporter 9-like, whose product MAAAASLKLAALCLLFLVAVSSLPLLARAECECEAGGEEEEQDKAGSLRLRIIAVFCILVASAAGCAIPSLGRRFPALSPDRDLFFGVKAFAAGVILATSFVHILPEAFERLGSPCLVDGPWQKFPFAGLVAMLAAIATLVVDTIATGYFQRAAHAKKAAAVVGADDVEATPAHHAHVGHSHGVSAVVASSAAASDDGGAQLIRQRVISQVLELGIIVHSVIIGMSLGASQSTSTIRPLVVALTFHQFFEGIGLGGCIVQAKFRLKSVLLMALFFSLTTPVGVVIGIGISSVYDENSPNTLIIQGMLSAATAGILNYMALVDLLAEDFMNPRVQGNGRLQVIVNLSLLLGTALMSMLAIWA is encoded by the exons ATGGCAGCAGCCGCCAGTCTCAAGCTCGCCGCCCTGTGCCTGCTCTTCCTCGTCGCCGTCTCCTCCCTCCCCCTGCTCGCCCGCGCCGAGTGCGAGTgcgaggccggcggcgaggaggaggagcaggacaaGGCGGGCTCGCTGAGGCTCAGGATCATCGCCGTCTTCTGCATCCTCGTGGCCAGCGCGGCGGGCTGCGCCATCCCGTCGCTGGGCCGGAGGTTCCCGGCGCTGAGCCCGGACAGGGACCTCTTCTTCGGCGTCAAGGCCTTCGCGGCGGGGGTCATCCTCGCCACCTCCTTCGTGCACATCCTCCCGGAGGCCTTCGAGCGGCTCGGCTCGCCCTGCCTCGTCGACGGGCCGTGGCAGAAGTTCCCGTTCGCCGGCCTCGTCGCCATGCTCGCGGCCATCGCCACGCTCGTCGTCGACACCATCGCCACGGGCTACTTCCAGCGCGCCGCGCACGCCAAGAAGGCCGCGGCCGTCGTCGGGGCCGACGACGTGGAGGCCACGCCGGCCCATCACGCGCACGTCGGTCACTCCCACGGCGTGTCGGCCGTCGTCGCGTCATCGGCGGCGGCGTCCGACGACGGCGGCGCGCAGCTCATCCGCCAGCGTGTCATCTCGCAG GTGCTGGAGCTGGGGATCATAGTGCACTCGGTGATCATCGGCATGTCTCTCGGCGCCTCCCAGAGCACCAGCACGATCAGACCACTCGTGGTCGCGCTAACTTTCCATCAGTTCTTCGAGGGGATAGGGCTCGGAGGATGCATCGTTCAG GCCAAATTCCGCCTGAAGTCCGTGCTGCTGATGGCGCTCTTCTTCTCACTCACCACGCCGGTCGGCGTCGTGATCGGCATCGGGATATCCTCCGTCTACGACGAGAACAGCCCCAACACCCTGATCATCCAAGGGATgctcagcgccgccaccgccggaatCCTCAACTACATGGCCCTCGTCGACCTCCTCGCGGAAGACTTCATGAACCCTAGGGTGCAGGGCAACGGAAGGCTGCAGGTCATCGTAAACCTCTCCTTGCTGCTTGGGACGGCTCTCATGTCCATGCTTGCCATATGGGCCTGA